The Desulfurispira natronophila genome includes a region encoding these proteins:
- a CDS encoding riboflavin synthase, with amino-acid sequence MFTGIIEEVGTIARLQPSGGHCCVEITCRQVLDGVKLGDSIAVNGVCLTVTAFGASSFSADISNESLRVTALGRYTAGDRVNLERAMAANGRFDGHMVAGHVDTTATLVDRSRDGSSWRLRFRLAHPQMMRYVIERGSVAIDGISLTVFGLDDSKGEFSINLIPHSQGLTILPEQPVGAVVNIECDLVAKYLERLMGGSKSDGASPSTLTMEKLRANGFG; translated from the coding sequence ATGTTTACAGGTATTATCGAAGAGGTGGGAACCATTGCGCGCCTGCAGCCTTCAGGGGGCCACTGTTGCGTGGAAATTACCTGCCGGCAGGTGCTGGATGGAGTAAAGCTGGGTGACAGTATTGCGGTCAATGGTGTTTGCCTGACTGTCACTGCATTTGGAGCCAGCTCCTTCAGCGCCGATATCTCCAACGAAAGTCTGCGCGTAACTGCCCTGGGCCGCTATACTGCCGGTGACCGGGTCAACCTGGAGCGAGCCATGGCTGCCAATGGCCGTTTTGACGGGCACATGGTAGCAGGTCACGTGGATACTACGGCCACCCTGGTTGATCGCAGTCGCGATGGCAGCTCCTGGCGCCTGCGCTTTCGCCTTGCCCACCCGCAGATGATGCGCTACGTTATTGAGCGCGGCTCGGTTGCTATTGATGGCATCAGCCTGACGGTTTTTGGTCTCGATGATTCCAAGGGAGAGTTCTCTATCAACCTGATTCCCCACTCCCAGGGATTAACGATCCTGCCGGAGCAGCCGGTGGGGGCCGTGGTGAATATCGAATGTGATCTGGTGGCTAAATATCTGGAGCGCTTGATGGGCGGGTCAAAGTCCGATGGAGCGTCTCCGTCGACGTTGACCATGGAAAAGCTGCGTGCCAACGGCTTTGGCTAA